From Thermoanaerobaculia bacterium:
GCGCCGAAGATCGCTCGATCGAGCTCCTCGGCGTTCCCGGCGTCCGCGAAGCGGCGAAGCCACGCGAACCGGCGCGTGAACCGGTCGATCCGCCGGAACCCGTCGGACCGAACGGCCAGGAAGACGAGGCCCGCGGCGAGCGCCGCGAGGAATCCGAGCGGAATCGCGGCGAGCGCCGCCCACCGGCCGGCCAGCAGCGCCGGCAGGCCATACGCGACTCCGGCGGCGACGAAGATCACCTGCGAGAAGAACTGCGTCACGACGAGGAGCACGACGGACGCGATCGCCGGCGTGGCCGGGAGGTACCGGCGCAGCAGCGCGATCCGCACGAGCTCGCCGCCGACCGCGGCCGAAGGCGTCACGTAGTTCACCGCGTCGCCGGCGATCCGCATCGCGAAGAGGGATCGGAACGGGACTCTTCGCTCCTCCGGGGGGATCGCGAACCGCCACCCGAGCGTGTCGAGCGCGAACGTCACGG
This genomic window contains:
- a CDS encoding lysylphosphatidylglycerol synthase domain-containing protein, encoding MKTLSRVFLAAGVALFGFLLFRIGPAVLAADLRRVGAKLLLLVALGTVTFALDTLGWRFAIPPEERRVPFRSLFAMRIAGDAVNYVTPSAAVGGELVRIALLRRYLPATPAIASVVLLVVTQFFSQVIFVAAGVAYGLPALLAGRWAALAAIPLGFLAALAAGLVFLAVRSDGFRRIDRFTRRFAWLRRFADAGNAEELDRAIFGA